The Vulpes lagopus strain Blue_001 chromosome 6, ASM1834538v1, whole genome shotgun sequence genome has a segment encoding these proteins:
- the CCNI gene encoding cyclin-I isoform X4, protein MTPRQYCEAYSSAGEEEEEEEEEEKNVSPSQRDEVIQWLAKLKYQFNLYPETFALASSLLDRFLATVKAHPKYLSCIAISCFFLAAKTVEEDERIPVLKVLARDSFCGCSSSEILRMERIILDKLNWDLHTATPLDFLHIFHAIAVSTRPQLLFSLPKLSPSQHLAVLTKQLLHCMACNQLLQFKGSMLALAIVSLEMEKLIPDWLPLTIELLQKAQMDSSQLIHCRELVAHHLSSLQSSLPLNSVYVYRPLKHTLVTCDKGVFRLHPSSVPGPDLDFSKDNSKPEVPVRGAAAFYHHLPAASGCKHTSAKRKVEEMEVDDFYDGIKRLYNEDNASENVGSVCGTDLSRQEGHASPCPPLQPVSVM, encoded by the exons ATGACCCCGCGTCAGTACTGTGAGGCCTACAGCTCcgccggggaggaggaggaggaggaggaagaggaggagaag AATGTTTCTCCATCCCAGAGAGATGAAGTGATTCAGTGGCTGGCCAAGCTCAAGTACCAATTCAACCTTTACCCAGAAACATTTGCTCTGGCTAGCAGTCTTTTGGACAGGTTTTTAGCCACtgtaaag GCCCACCCAAAATACCTGAGTTGTATTGCGATCAGCTGTTTTTTCCTAGCTGCCAAGACTGTTGAGGAGGATGag AGAATTCCAGTACTGAAGGTGTTGGCAAGAGACAGTTTCTGTGGATGTTCTTCATCTGAAATTCTAAGGATGGAGAGAATTATTCTGGATAAGTTGAATTGGGATCTTCACACAGCTACACCATTGGATTTTCTTCACATT tttcatgcCATTGCAGTGTCAACTAGGCCTCAGTTACTTTTCAGTTTACCCAAACTGAGCCCATCTCAGCATTTGGCAGTCCTTACCAAACAACTCCTTCACTGTATGGCCTGTAACCAACTTCTACAATTCAAAGGATCCATGCTTGCTCTGGCCATTGTTAGTTTGGAAATGGAGAAACTTATTCCTGACTGGCTTCCTCTTACAATTGAACTGCTTCAGAAAGCACAG ATGGATAGCTCCCAGCTGATCCACTGTCGGGAGCTCGTGGCACATCACCTTTCTTCTCTGCAGTCTTCCCTGCCTCTAAATTCCGTTTATGTCTACCGTCCCCTCAAGCACACCCTGGTGACCTGTGACAAAGGAGTGTTCAGATTACATCCCTCCTCTGTCCCAGGCCCAGATTTAGATTTCTCCAAGGACAACAGCAAACCAGAAGTGCCAGTCAGAGGTGCAGCAGCCTTCTACCATCATCTCCCAGCTGCCAGTGGGTGCAAGCATACCTCTGCTAAACGCAAAGTAGAGGAAATGGAAGTGGATGACTTCTATGATGGAATCAAACGGCTCTATAATGAAGATAATGCTTCAGAAAATGTGGGTTCAGTATGTGGCACTGATTTATCAAGGCAAGAGGGACATGCTTCCCCTTGTCCACCTTTGCAGCCAGTTTCTGTCATGTAG
- the CCNI gene encoding cyclin-I isoform X2, giving the protein MTPRQYCEAYSSAGEEEEEEEEEEKNVSPSQRDEVIQWLAKLKYQFNLYPETFALASSLLDRFLATVKSQRERERQRHRQREKQAPCTGSPTWDSIPGLQDRALGQRQAPNRCATQGSLSIDLNQKAHPKYLSCIAISCFFLAAKTVEEDERIPVLKVLARDSFCGCSSSEILRMERIILDKLNWDLHTATPLDFLHIFHAIAVSTRPQLLFSLPKLSPSQHLAVLTKQLLHCMACNQLLQFKGSMLALAIVSLEMEKLIPDWLPLTIELLQKAQMDSSQLIHCRELVAHHLSSLQSSLPLNSVYVYRPLKHTLVTCDKGVFRLHPSSVPGPDLDFSKDNSKPEVPVRGAAAFYHHLPAASGCKHTSAKRKVEEMEVDDFYDGIKRLYNEDNASENVGSVCGTDLSRQEGHASPCPPLQPVSVM; this is encoded by the exons ATGACCCCGCGTCAGTACTGTGAGGCCTACAGCTCcgccggggaggaggaggaggaggaggaagaggaggagaag AATGTTTCTCCATCCCAGAGAGATGAAGTGATTCAGTGGCTGGCCAAGCTCAAGTACCAATTCAACCTTTACCCAGAAACATTTGCTCTGGCTAGCAGTCTTTTGGACAGGTTTTTAGCCACtgtaaag tcacagagagagagagagaggcagagacacaggcagagggagaagcaggctccatgcaccgggagcccgacgtgggactcgatccctggtctccaggatcgcgccctaggccaaaggcaggcgccaaaccgctgcgccacccagggatccctctcaatTGATTTAAATCAGAAA GCCCACCCAAAATACCTGAGTTGTATTGCGATCAGCTGTTTTTTCCTAGCTGCCAAGACTGTTGAGGAGGATGag AGAATTCCAGTACTGAAGGTGTTGGCAAGAGACAGTTTCTGTGGATGTTCTTCATCTGAAATTCTAAGGATGGAGAGAATTATTCTGGATAAGTTGAATTGGGATCTTCACACAGCTACACCATTGGATTTTCTTCACATT tttcatgcCATTGCAGTGTCAACTAGGCCTCAGTTACTTTTCAGTTTACCCAAACTGAGCCCATCTCAGCATTTGGCAGTCCTTACCAAACAACTCCTTCACTGTATGGCCTGTAACCAACTTCTACAATTCAAAGGATCCATGCTTGCTCTGGCCATTGTTAGTTTGGAAATGGAGAAACTTATTCCTGACTGGCTTCCTCTTACAATTGAACTGCTTCAGAAAGCACAG ATGGATAGCTCCCAGCTGATCCACTGTCGGGAGCTCGTGGCACATCACCTTTCTTCTCTGCAGTCTTCCCTGCCTCTAAATTCCGTTTATGTCTACCGTCCCCTCAAGCACACCCTGGTGACCTGTGACAAAGGAGTGTTCAGATTACATCCCTCCTCTGTCCCAGGCCCAGATTTAGATTTCTCCAAGGACAACAGCAAACCAGAAGTGCCAGTCAGAGGTGCAGCAGCCTTCTACCATCATCTCCCAGCTGCCAGTGGGTGCAAGCATACCTCTGCTAAACGCAAAGTAGAGGAAATGGAAGTGGATGACTTCTATGATGGAATCAAACGGCTCTATAATGAAGATAATGCTTCAGAAAATGTGGGTTCAGTATGTGGCACTGATTTATCAAGGCAAGAGGGACATGCTTCCCCTTGTCCACCTTTGCAGCCAGTTTCTGTCATGTAG
- the CCNI gene encoding cyclin-I isoform X1 produces MKFPGPLENQRLSFLLEKAISREAQMWKVNVPKMPTNQNVSPSQRDEVIQWLAKLKYQFNLYPETFALASSLLDRFLATVKSQRERERQRHRQREKQAPCTGSPTWDSIPGLQDRALGQRQAPNRCATQGSLSIDLNQKAHPKYLSCIAISCFFLAAKTVEEDERIPVLKVLARDSFCGCSSSEILRMERIILDKLNWDLHTATPLDFLHIFHAIAVSTRPQLLFSLPKLSPSQHLAVLTKQLLHCMACNQLLQFKGSMLALAIVSLEMEKLIPDWLPLTIELLQKAQMDSSQLIHCRELVAHHLSSLQSSLPLNSVYVYRPLKHTLVTCDKGVFRLHPSSVPGPDLDFSKDNSKPEVPVRGAAAFYHHLPAASGCKHTSAKRKVEEMEVDDFYDGIKRLYNEDNASENVGSVCGTDLSRQEGHASPCPPLQPVSVM; encoded by the exons ATGAAGTTTCCAGGGCCTTTGGAAAACCAGAGATTGTCTTTCCTCTTGGAAAAGGCAATCTCTAGGGAAGCCCAGATGTGGAAGGTGAATGTGCCAAAAATGCCTACAAATCAG AATGTTTCTCCATCCCAGAGAGATGAAGTGATTCAGTGGCTGGCCAAGCTCAAGTACCAATTCAACCTTTACCCAGAAACATTTGCTCTGGCTAGCAGTCTTTTGGACAGGTTTTTAGCCACtgtaaag tcacagagagagagagagaggcagagacacaggcagagggagaagcaggctccatgcaccgggagcccgacgtgggactcgatccctggtctccaggatcgcgccctaggccaaaggcaggcgccaaaccgctgcgccacccagggatccctctcaatTGATTTAAATCAGAAA GCCCACCCAAAATACCTGAGTTGTATTGCGATCAGCTGTTTTTTCCTAGCTGCCAAGACTGTTGAGGAGGATGag AGAATTCCAGTACTGAAGGTGTTGGCAAGAGACAGTTTCTGTGGATGTTCTTCATCTGAAATTCTAAGGATGGAGAGAATTATTCTGGATAAGTTGAATTGGGATCTTCACACAGCTACACCATTGGATTTTCTTCACATT tttcatgcCATTGCAGTGTCAACTAGGCCTCAGTTACTTTTCAGTTTACCCAAACTGAGCCCATCTCAGCATTTGGCAGTCCTTACCAAACAACTCCTTCACTGTATGGCCTGTAACCAACTTCTACAATTCAAAGGATCCATGCTTGCTCTGGCCATTGTTAGTTTGGAAATGGAGAAACTTATTCCTGACTGGCTTCCTCTTACAATTGAACTGCTTCAGAAAGCACAG ATGGATAGCTCCCAGCTGATCCACTGTCGGGAGCTCGTGGCACATCACCTTTCTTCTCTGCAGTCTTCCCTGCCTCTAAATTCCGTTTATGTCTACCGTCCCCTCAAGCACACCCTGGTGACCTGTGACAAAGGAGTGTTCAGATTACATCCCTCCTCTGTCCCAGGCCCAGATTTAGATTTCTCCAAGGACAACAGCAAACCAGAAGTGCCAGTCAGAGGTGCAGCAGCCTTCTACCATCATCTCCCAGCTGCCAGTGGGTGCAAGCATACCTCTGCTAAACGCAAAGTAGAGGAAATGGAAGTGGATGACTTCTATGATGGAATCAAACGGCTCTATAATGAAGATAATGCTTCAGAAAATGTGGGTTCAGTATGTGGCACTGATTTATCAAGGCAAGAGGGACATGCTTCCCCTTGTCCACCTTTGCAGCCAGTTTCTGTCATGTAG
- the CCNI gene encoding cyclin-I isoform X3 — MKFPGPLENQRLSFLLEKAISREAQMWKVNVPKMPTNQNVSPSQRDEVIQWLAKLKYQFNLYPETFALASSLLDRFLATVKAHPKYLSCIAISCFFLAAKTVEEDERIPVLKVLARDSFCGCSSSEILRMERIILDKLNWDLHTATPLDFLHIFHAIAVSTRPQLLFSLPKLSPSQHLAVLTKQLLHCMACNQLLQFKGSMLALAIVSLEMEKLIPDWLPLTIELLQKAQMDSSQLIHCRELVAHHLSSLQSSLPLNSVYVYRPLKHTLVTCDKGVFRLHPSSVPGPDLDFSKDNSKPEVPVRGAAAFYHHLPAASGCKHTSAKRKVEEMEVDDFYDGIKRLYNEDNASENVGSVCGTDLSRQEGHASPCPPLQPVSVM; from the exons ATGAAGTTTCCAGGGCCTTTGGAAAACCAGAGATTGTCTTTCCTCTTGGAAAAGGCAATCTCTAGGGAAGCCCAGATGTGGAAGGTGAATGTGCCAAAAATGCCTACAAATCAG AATGTTTCTCCATCCCAGAGAGATGAAGTGATTCAGTGGCTGGCCAAGCTCAAGTACCAATTCAACCTTTACCCAGAAACATTTGCTCTGGCTAGCAGTCTTTTGGACAGGTTTTTAGCCACtgtaaag GCCCACCCAAAATACCTGAGTTGTATTGCGATCAGCTGTTTTTTCCTAGCTGCCAAGACTGTTGAGGAGGATGag AGAATTCCAGTACTGAAGGTGTTGGCAAGAGACAGTTTCTGTGGATGTTCTTCATCTGAAATTCTAAGGATGGAGAGAATTATTCTGGATAAGTTGAATTGGGATCTTCACACAGCTACACCATTGGATTTTCTTCACATT tttcatgcCATTGCAGTGTCAACTAGGCCTCAGTTACTTTTCAGTTTACCCAAACTGAGCCCATCTCAGCATTTGGCAGTCCTTACCAAACAACTCCTTCACTGTATGGCCTGTAACCAACTTCTACAATTCAAAGGATCCATGCTTGCTCTGGCCATTGTTAGTTTGGAAATGGAGAAACTTATTCCTGACTGGCTTCCTCTTACAATTGAACTGCTTCAGAAAGCACAG ATGGATAGCTCCCAGCTGATCCACTGTCGGGAGCTCGTGGCACATCACCTTTCTTCTCTGCAGTCTTCCCTGCCTCTAAATTCCGTTTATGTCTACCGTCCCCTCAAGCACACCCTGGTGACCTGTGACAAAGGAGTGTTCAGATTACATCCCTCCTCTGTCCCAGGCCCAGATTTAGATTTCTCCAAGGACAACAGCAAACCAGAAGTGCCAGTCAGAGGTGCAGCAGCCTTCTACCATCATCTCCCAGCTGCCAGTGGGTGCAAGCATACCTCTGCTAAACGCAAAGTAGAGGAAATGGAAGTGGATGACTTCTATGATGGAATCAAACGGCTCTATAATGAAGATAATGCTTCAGAAAATGTGGGTTCAGTATGTGGCACTGATTTATCAAGGCAAGAGGGACATGCTTCCCCTTGTCCACCTTTGCAGCCAGTTTCTGTCATGTAG